The stretch of DNA CCCCGAGGACCCCCGACACGTGGTCGCCCTCGACACCGGCCCCCGGACGTACGCGCTCTCGCCGTACATCCGGGTCGACGACGGCGGCCGGGTCGCGCTGTGGTTCGACCGGACCGCCACGGCCGACCACCCGGCCCGCCTGCGCGGGTGGCTCCGGAACGGCAACCCCTACGAGAACACCTTCGAGGTCCAGTGGATTCCGGCGGTCGGCGACGTCCACGCTCGTCAGCCGCGGGGCCACGACCACGAGGCCGCCCTCCACCTCGCGCCCACCGAGGACAACGCGCTCGCGGCGACGGTCCCCGACGTCACCCGCGACGAGAGCGGCTACTGGCGGGCCGAAGACGTCGGGCCGTGGCTGGTCGAGACCCACCGCCTCGCCCCCGGGGAGTGGGTCCCGCTAGCGTACGACGTGGTCGGCTCGCCCGGGATGTCCGGCCGGCCGACCGGGACCTACGAGTTCGGCGACGGCGCGACCCTGACCGTCTGGGACGCCGCCAGCCCCGGTCCCGACGGCGACTCCCGGTTCGCCGGGCGGTCGGTCCCCGCGATGGACGGCGAGGGGAGCGTCGCGTGGTTCCACCAGGCCGGCCCGGAGACGACGGCGTTCGTCCGGCCCTCTGCCGAGCGCGTCGCGCTGGACGCGCAGGTCGCCTTCGAGATGGTCAACCACAGCCACGAGCGGTTGCAGTGTGGCCACTGGAACCTCCACAAGCTCGTCGACGGCGAGTGGTTCCACGTCGGGCCGACGGTCCACACCTCCGACTGTCGGCTGCTCCCGCCGGGGGGCCGAAAGGAGTGGCACCTGCGGGCGTTCAACGCCGACGCCGTCGGCGGCTGCGACGAACCGGGGCTCACTCGCGGCTACCTCGGCGGCGGCACCTACGGCGTCGTCGCCGGCTACGGCACCCCCGAGCCCGAGAGCGGCGCGCTCGTGGACCTGGTCGGCGACCCGGTCGAGGTGGTGCCGACCGACGACGCCGACGCGACCCGCGACGGCGACACCGTCACGGTCACCCTGCCGGAGTACGGCGACGGGGAACACCCGCCGGACGCGGCGGTGACGCTCCGCCGGGCCGACGCCGCCGACGAGCGGGTCATCGCCGAGCAGGTGATGCGGACCGGCGGCTTCCTGTCGAGCGGGCGGGGCCTCCGGAACTGCCTGCCGTTCCTGACCGAGGGCGTCGCGCGGGTCGTCCTCCGGGCCGACGGCCACGTCGCCGACGCCGTCCTCGGCCACGACGCCGACGGCCGGCGGTTCCGGTTCCGCGGGCGGGCCTACGCCGTCGAGCGCGGGACGGGCCGAGGCGACCGGTGAGCCGTCGTGTTAAGATAAGGATGAGGCGGTCGGTGTTTCGAATGTTCTATGCCCGAAATCGACCGCCTCACCGGTGATAGCGACTGGATCGATTTGGATTTTATGGAGCGAGAGCGGACACCGGAGGGGATCGTTGAAGTGGGTATTCAGTTGCATCTGGCTGGTCTATCGCTTTCGAATACCAAACAGTATCTTGAGAGGTTGGGTGTCAAACGCAGTCGAACGGCGATCCACAACTGGGTGCAGAAGGCTGATCTACAGCCAACCGGCACGAGATCGTCGAATTACATCGCGGTCGATGAGACTGTAATTCAGCTCGGAACCGAGCGCTACTGGCTGTACGCCGCTGTCGATCCCAAGACCAACGAGTTCCTCCACGTACGGCTGTTTCCAACGACAAACTCAGGTCTAACACACGTGTTTCTGCGTGAACTCCGCGAGAAACACGCCATCGACGATGCGGTGTTTCTCATCGATGACGCCGACCATCTCCAAGCTGCACTGTCGCGGTTTGGACTCCGATTTCATATTCGTCGCCACGGAAATCGGAATAGCGTCGAACGTGTCTTTCGTGAGGTAAAACGACGAACATCCTCGTTCTCAAATACGTTTAGCAACGTCGAGCCGGCGACAGCAGAATCTTGGCTCGAAGCATTCGCCGTCTGGTGGAACCGATGCCAAAGTTAACACGACGCCGGTGAGCCGCGGACGACGCCACCGCTACCGCCCGTTCAGGAGTCGGTCGCCAGCCGCCGCCGGAGCGCGCGCGCCGAGTCCGTCCGGTTGATCGGTGCCGTCGCGAACACGGGGAACCCGGCCTCCGTCTCCGCGTACAGGCGCAGGTACCGCGTCTCGGGGGTGACACCCATCTCGTCGACGGGCACTGTACAGACGAGTTCGTCCACACCGTCGCCGTCCACGTCGCGGTGGGTGTGGTCGCTCGGAGTCGCGCCCCGGCCGGTGTTGACCGCACGCCACGACCCGATCCGGGCCGTCGCCGGGTCGACGTCGGTCGGGCCGCCGTACTCCCGGGGCTGGTCGGTCGCCGGGTCCCGCTCGTAGCCGTCGGGCAGCGTCGGCCCCTCGTCGCGCCAGTCCTCGACGAGCCCGCGCAGCCCGTCGAGCCCGACCGCGTCGTCGCGCCACGCGCCGGCCGCCGTCGACAGCGCCGCCTCGGAGACCGCCGCGTCGCCGGCCCCGAGGGCGACCTCGATCGTCTCGTCCGTCCCGTCGACCGACGGGACCCCCCCGGTCCCGGGTTCGACGAGGAGCGGCGGGCGGGCCGCACGGGCCGGCGGGAGGCCGCGCAGCGTCAGCGGCGGGACGACGTAGTTGCCACGACGGGTCGTCTCGAGGAAGTTCGCGATGCCGTTCGCGTCAGGCGTCACCTCGTCCCGGATGTCGTCGTGCTGGATGCGGGCGTCCCCGGTCAGGCCGAACGCCTTCGAGTCGAAGGCGACCCCGTTCATCGCCTGCCGCATATACGCCATATAGGGGTTGAACCGCATCAGCGCCACGAAGAGGTTCCCCGGGCGGTTCTGTTCGACGGTGTCGACGTCCCGCCGGAGGATGACCTGTTCGGCCTCCTGTGGCCCGTCGTGGCCCGGCAGCGTGTCGTAGTCGGTCCCCGACTCCGTGGCCTCAACCTCCTGCCGGAGCGGGTCGTCCTCGGGCAACGCGTCGGTCAGCCGCTCGTTGAGGTCGAAACGCGCCCGAGCGGTCTTCTGGACGTGGCCGACGACGCCCTCGGACTCGGCGTCGGCCTCGGTCGCCTCGGCGACGTCCCGGTCGTCGCTACTGACGTCCCGCATCGGCCGGTCGCCCGGCGCGTTGGAGTTGCCCAGTTCCTCGCCGACGACGCCGGTGTTGTCGGCGTCGTGGTGTGGACTGAACATCCGCTCGCGGCGGCCCTGCGTGTCGTAGTCGTACCACGAGTCGAGGTCGATGTCCAGTTTCGAGACGTGTGCGACGGTCCCCTGGGCGAAGACGCCGGGCGGTTTCGGTTCGACGAGGCGTTGCTCCTCGACCATCGTGGCGTTGGTCTCCCGCGGGACGCTGTTGCGGAACAGGTCGTTGAACCCCATCGAGAGCTTCGCCGCCGGATGGTCGCCCTCGGCGTCCTCGTCGGGGATGTCGGAGGGGTAGACGCCCTCGGGGTCATCCTCGCCGCCCTCGGCTTCGAGGTTGTCGTGGCCGGTGAAGCCGACGCGCCGGGCGGGGTAGTCCGTGGGCTTCGAGAACACGCCCGAGAGGTCGGCGTCGAGCGACCGCGTCTCCCCGCCGACGTCGACCGTCTCGCCCCACAGCAGCGCCTCGGCCGCCAGCAGCACCTCCTCGTGGTCGCTGGCGAGGTGGACGACGGCGTCGTAGCTGTCGGCGACGGGGTCCTCGTGGGGGAGCGTCACCCCCGGCGTGTCGATGAGTGTCTCGGGGCGAAGGAGCCCCGGCTTGGCGAACCCGCTGTCGGGGTCCAGCCCAAGCGGGAGCGACTCGGCGTAGCGGTCGAAGTACGCCGCCGAGTAGCCGACGGTGAACAGCAGTCCCTCGTCGCGCCAGTCGAAGGTCGCCTCCAACTCCCGGAACGCCGCCGTCGCCGCCCGCCGGTCGGCCTCGGTCGGCCGGCCGTCGCCCAGGTAGTCCAGGTGCAAGAGGAGGTGGCGACCCGGCGGGATCGACGTCTCCCGGGTCGGGTCGTACTGCTCGTAGGCGTCCCAGGCGTGCTGGCGGTTCGCGCGCTCGGCGACCGTCACCGGGTCGTCCGTCGTCGCGGCGGCGACGGCCCCCGCCGACCCGTCGAACAGCCCCATCGCGGACTCCAGCGCGCCGACGCCGCCGATGAGCAGCGCCGACTTGAGGAACGACCGCCTGTCGACTCCCGCCGGCGGCCCGCCGGACGAGTCGCCGTCACCCGCCGGCGTCGCGTCGCCGCCGTCTTCCGGATCGCTCGCTCCGTCGTCGGAGTGGAACGGACAGCCCCCCACGTCACTCACCCCCCACGGTCACGTCGGCCGCGCCCGTCCGGACGGTGTCGGCCTCGCTGTCGACGACCGTCGGCGCGAGCGTGTACGTCCCCTCGTCGTCGGTCACGGCCACCTCGTAGCGGAGTGCGAGCGTCCCCGGCCCGATCCCGTCGAAGAGGACGAGCGCACCGCCCGGTGCCACGTCCGCCACCGCCGGCGTCACCGACAGGCCGTCGACGGTCGCGTCCGTCAGCGTCGGCTCGCCGAGTCCGGCCGGGAGCCGCTCGAAGACGTCGACCGGCTGGCGCTCCCCGAGCGTGACGCGAGTCGTCACCCGGAGGCGCTCGCCCGGGTCGGGGGCCGTCGTCGAGAGCCGGCGCGTCGCGTCGAACGACGGGGTCGTGCCGCCGTCGCCGCCCCCGTCTCCCGCACCCGTCTCCGCACGCGCGGCCGCCAGCGCGTGGACGGTGAACGACTCGACGAGCGGGCCGTCCTCCGGCGTGTCGCGCGTGTCGATGGTGAAGCCGACGGCCGCGCTCCCGCCCGTCGGCAGCCGGACGGCGTCTCCCTCGCTCTCGACCGGGCCGCCGTCGGCGTGGAACTCGACGTGTTCCGAGTCGTGTGTGATCCAGAGGACGACCGGCTGTGTCCCCTGGTTCGTCGCGCGGAACGCTCGCTGGACCACCGTGACGGCGTCGTCGTTGACGCCCTCGCCGGCGACGGCGTCGTTGGACGGCGAGAGGTCCAGCGCCAGCTCCCCGTCGTCGACCGTCGCGTACGCCCCGTTCGGCCCCGTGGCCGGTTCCAGCGCCAGGTACGCCGACGCGTCCCCGACGACCGACACGTCGACCGTTCGCTCGGCGGCGACGCTGCTGAACGCCTCGCTGCCGACGACTGTGCTCCCGAGTGCCGACGCTCCCCCGAGCGCCAACAACAGTTCTTTCCGTGACATACAACCCCCGTTTCCCTACCACCCCCTCAGGAGTTTCCTCGGATAAAGGAGTCAGACCGTTCATCGGAGACGGCGGCCGCGGTCTGCGAGCAAACGGTCGTTGAACCAGGCGAGCGGGGCGAAAAGACCGATTGAACCCCGCGCTCCGTCGGACTGCTATATAGCTCGCCGTCCGTCGCTCAGGCGAACGCGACGGGCTGGCTGCCCGTGTCCTCGTCCTGTTCGACCTTCTCCAGCGCGTCGAGGAGGTCCCCCTGCCGGACGGTCGTCCGCCCGTCGCGGATGGCGAACATCCCGGCCTCGGTGGCCAGCGAGGCCAGTTCCGCGCCGGAGAGCCCGTCGGCCTCCATCGCCAGCGCGTACAGGTCCACGTCGTCGCCGAGGCTCATCTCGCCCGTGTGGATGTCGAGGATGCGCTCGCGGCCGTCGACGTCGGGTTTCGGCACCTCGATGAGGCGGTCGAACCGGCCCGGCCGGAGGATCGCGCGGTCGAGCATGTCGAAGCGGTTGGTGGCCGCGATGATGCGGATCTCGCCGCGGTCGTCGAACCCGTCCATCTCCGAGAGCAACTGCATCATCGTCCGCTGGACCTCCGCGTCGCCGGAGGTCTTTGACTCGGTGCGTTTCGCGGCGATGGCGTCGATCTCGTCGATGAAGATGATCGCCGGCTGGCGCTCGGTCGCGAGCTCGAAGAGGTCGCGGACGAGCCGCGCCCCCTCACCGATGAACTTCCGGACGAGCTCGGAGCCGGCCATCTTGATGAAGGTGGCGTCGGTCTCGTTGGCGACGGCCTTCGCGAGCATCGTCTTGCCGGTGCCGGGCGGCCCGTGCAACAGGACGCCGCTGGGCGGGTCGATGCCGACCTCGCGGAACTGGTCGGCGTTGACCAGCGGCTCCTCGACGGCCTCGCGGACCTCGCGGATCTGCTCCTCGAGGCCCCCGATGTCGCCGTAGGTGACGTCCGGCGAGCGCTCGACCTGCATCGCCTGGGCGCGGGCGTCGGTCTCCGGGTCGAGGATCTGCTTGACCGAGAAGGAGTCGTTGATGGCGACCCGGTCGCCGGCCTCCAGGGAGTCCCGGATGGTCGGGGAGACCTCCGTCAGGACCTCCTGGTTGTTGCCGTGTTGCTTGACGACGACCCCGTCGTCGGTCAGCTCCTCGGCGGTGGCGATGTACAGCGAACTGGTCTTCAGCGTCTCGTTCTCCCGTTCGAGCTGGTCGACCTCGTCGGTGAGGTTGTCCCGCCGCTGGCGGGCGCTGTCGAGCTGTTCCGAGAGCTGCTCGTTGACGCGGACGAGCTCTTCGAAGTGGTCCCGGAGCGCCTCGAGCCGCTCCTCTGGAGACATATCGGGGTCCAGATCCAGCCGAGGGCGTTCCGGGAGCGAAGGACTACGCGACATCTGACTGCACGGGTCTACGCGACTGAGACACAAAGTGCCTTTGGGTGGGTCGACTGGTGAAACGTATTTATGCCCTCGGACGCGGGCCGCTCCCGTCCCGCCCTCAGAGCAGGCCGGCGAACTCGTCGAGGTAGTCACCGTACGTCGAGAGCGCCGACTCGACGGGGTCGGGGCTGGCCATATCGACGCCGGCGTCCCGCAGCAGTTCCAGCGGGTACTGTCGGGAGCCACTGGAGAGGAAGTCGACGTACCGCTGGGCGGCGGGCTCGCCTTCCTCCAAGATGCCGTCGACCAGCGCCACGGCGGCGGAGATGCCCGTCGCGTACTGGTAGACGTAGAACGCCCGGTAGAAGTGCGGGATTCGCATCCACTCGCGGGCGATGCGGTCGTCCAGTTCGGCGGGTGCGTAGTAGTCGCCCTTCAGGTCGGCGTAGAGGTCGTCCAGCCGGTCCGGCGTCAGCGGCTCGCCGGCCTCGCTCATCTCGTGAGTCCGGTGCTCGAACTCCGCGAACATCGTCTGCCGGTACAGCGTCGACCGGAACCGCTCGAGGTACTCGTTGAGGACGTGCCGGCGCAGGCGCTCGTCCTCGACGGTCTCCAGCAGGTGATGGGTCAGCAGCGTCTCGTTGACGGTCGAGGCGACCTCGGCGACGAAGATCTCGTAGTCCGAGTAGACGTACGGCTGCTCGTCGCTGGTGTACTCCGAGTGCAGCGAGTGGCCCAGCTCGTGGGCCAGCGTGTACATCGACTCCACGTCGTCCTGGTAGTTCATCAGGATGAACGGCTGGGAGTCGTAGGTCCCGCCGGAGTAGGCCCCGGACTGCTTGTGCTCGGTCTCGTAGACGTCGACCCACCGCGACTCCAGTCCCTCGGCCAGCCGGGACTGGTAGTCCTCGCCCAGCGGCGCGACGGCCTCGGTGACCCACTCGCAGGCCTGCTCGTACTCGACCTCGGGGGACTCCCCCTGGACCAGCGGGACGTAGAGGTCCCACATCCGCAGCTCGTCGGCCCCGATGGCCTCCCGCTTGAGGTCGGCGTGGCGGTGGAGGTGGTCGAGGTTGTCCCGGACGGTGTCGACCAGCGTGTCGTACACCTCGACGGGGACGTTCGGCCCGTCCAGCGCCGCCTCGCGGGCGGTGTCGTAGTTGCGGGCGTTCGCCAGTTTCACGTCGGTCTTGACGGCGTTCTTGTGGGCCGTACCGACGGCGTTGCGCACGGTCGCCCACTCGTCGTAGAAGGCCTCGTACACCCGCTGTCGGAAGGCGCGGTCGGGGTGTTTCTGGAGCGTGGTGAAGTTGTTGAGCGTGATCGTCCGGTCGCCACCGTCGGGTCCCTCGACGGTCGGGAACTCCATGTCGGCGTTTGCGAGCATGTTGTACACCTCGCCGGGCGCGCCGGTGACCTCGCCCAGTTCGGCGAGCAGGTTCTCGACCTCCGTCGAGCGGGTGTGGGGTTTCATCCGGAGCACGTCGTCGAAGAAGTGCTCGTACTCTTCGAGGGCCGGC from Haloarcula litorea encodes:
- a CDS encoding IS6 family transposase; this encodes MPEIDRLTGDSDWIDLDFMERERTPEGIVEVGIQLHLAGLSLSNTKQYLERLGVKRSRTAIHNWVQKADLQPTGTRSSNYIAVDETVIQLGTERYWLYAAVDPKTNEFLHVRLFPTTNSGLTHVFLRELREKHAIDDAVFLIDDADHLQAALSRFGLRFHIRRHGNRNSVERVFREVKRRTSSFSNTFSNVEPATAESWLEAFAVWWNRCQS
- a CDS encoding DUF7405 family protein, which produces MSDVGGCPFHSDDGASDPEDGGDATPAGDGDSSGGPPAGVDRRSFLKSALLIGGVGALESAMGLFDGSAGAVAAATTDDPVTVAERANRQHAWDAYEQYDPTRETSIPPGRHLLLHLDYLGDGRPTEADRRAATAAFRELEATFDWRDEGLLFTVGYSAAYFDRYAESLPLGLDPDSGFAKPGLLRPETLIDTPGVTLPHEDPVADSYDAVVHLASDHEEVLLAAEALLWGETVDVGGETRSLDADLSGVFSKPTDYPARRVGFTGHDNLEAEGGEDDPEGVYPSDIPDEDAEGDHPAAKLSMGFNDLFRNSVPRETNATMVEEQRLVEPKPPGVFAQGTVAHVSKLDIDLDSWYDYDTQGRRERMFSPHHDADNTGVVGEELGNSNAPGDRPMRDVSSDDRDVAEATEADAESEGVVGHVQKTARARFDLNERLTDALPEDDPLRQEVEATESGTDYDTLPGHDGPQEAEQVILRRDVDTVEQNRPGNLFVALMRFNPYMAYMRQAMNGVAFDSKAFGLTGDARIQHDDIRDEVTPDANGIANFLETTRRGNYVVPPLTLRGLPPARAARPPLLVEPGTGGVPSVDGTDETIEVALGAGDAAVSEAALSTAAGAWRDDAVGLDGLRGLVEDWRDEGPTLPDGYERDPATDQPREYGGPTDVDPATARIGSWRAVNTGRGATPSDHTHRDVDGDGVDELVCTVPVDEMGVTPETRYLRLYAETEAGFPVFATAPINRTDSARALRRRLATDS
- a CDS encoding DUF1102 domain-containing protein; this encodes MSRKELLLALGGASALGSTVVGSEAFSSVAAERTVDVSVVGDASAYLALEPATGPNGAYATVDDGELALDLSPSNDAVAGEGVNDDAVTVVQRAFRATNQGTQPVVLWITHDSEHVEFHADGGPVESEGDAVRLPTGGSAAVGFTIDTRDTPEDGPLVESFTVHALAAARAETGAGDGGGDGGTTPSFDATRRLSTTAPDPGERLRVTTRVTLGERQPVDVFERLPAGLGEPTLTDATVDGLSVTPAVADVAPGGALVLFDGIGPGTLALRYEVAVTDDEGTYTLAPTVVDSEADTVRTGAADVTVGGE
- the pan2 gene encoding proteasome-activating nucleotidase Pan2, whose amino-acid sequence is MSRSPSLPERPRLDLDPDMSPEERLEALRDHFEELVRVNEQLSEQLDSARQRRDNLTDEVDQLERENETLKTSSLYIATAEELTDDGVVVKQHGNNQEVLTEVSPTIRDSLEAGDRVAINDSFSVKQILDPETDARAQAMQVERSPDVTYGDIGGLEEQIREVREAVEEPLVNADQFREVGIDPPSGVLLHGPPGTGKTMLAKAVANETDATFIKMAGSELVRKFIGEGARLVRDLFELATERQPAIIFIDEIDAIAAKRTESKTSGDAEVQRTMMQLLSEMDGFDDRGEIRIIAATNRFDMLDRAILRPGRFDRLIEVPKPDVDGRERILDIHTGEMSLGDDVDLYALAMEADGLSGAELASLATEAGMFAIRDGRTTVRQGDLLDALEKVEQDEDTGSQPVAFA
- the pepF gene encoding oligoendopeptidase F, translating into MSSVPERSDVDEAYKWDLESLYATDEDWEAAYERAEELIDDLEAYEGRATEDAATLRETLATYEELMRTVSNVASYARMRKDEDTTDDTYQALTARAQSLSSEASSAASFLEPELQDLTWDDIEAMIDAEPALEEYEHFFDDVLRMKPHTRSTEVENLLAELGEVTGAPGEVYNMLANADMEFPTVEGPDGGDRTITLNNFTTLQKHPDRAFRQRVYEAFYDEWATVRNAVGTAHKNAVKTDVKLANARNYDTAREAALDGPNVPVEVYDTLVDTVRDNLDHLHRHADLKREAIGADELRMWDLYVPLVQGESPEVEYEQACEWVTEAVAPLGEDYQSRLAEGLESRWVDVYETEHKQSGAYSGGTYDSQPFILMNYQDDVESMYTLAHELGHSLHSEYTSDEQPYVYSDYEIFVAEVASTVNETLLTHHLLETVEDERLRRHVLNEYLERFRSTLYRQTMFAEFEHRTHEMSEAGEPLTPDRLDDLYADLKGDYYAPAELDDRIAREWMRIPHFYRAFYVYQYATGISAAVALVDGILEEGEPAAQRYVDFLSSGSRQYPLELLRDAGVDMASPDPVESALSTYGDYLDEFAGLL